A section of the Pseudomonas flavescens genome encodes:
- a CDS encoding pseudouridine synthase — translation MSASDHPSGSLRPSTLHLPAGPWATVLDCLCAHFPAISREIWLERMARGRVLDAQGAPITADHPYRVGLRVHYFREVPAEPLIPFEEAILHADDHLLVADKPHFLSVMPAGAYVEQTLLARLVKRTGNADLVPLHRIDRHTAGLVLFSTNAQTRGRYQALFRERHIGKRYEALAAPLPQVRFPLLRETRFEAGEPFFRMREAPGVANTRTRIDVLERRADCWLYGLEPVTGKKHQLRVHMAALGAPILNDPFYPEVSSSEGDPDDYSRPLKLLARGLSFADPLSGEPRRFESVLRL, via the coding sequence ATGTCCGCATCCGATCACCCGTCCGGCTCCTTGCGCCCCAGCACCCTGCATCTGCCGGCGGGGCCCTGGGCGACCGTGCTCGATTGTCTGTGCGCGCACTTCCCGGCGATTTCACGAGAAATCTGGCTGGAGCGCATGGCGAGGGGCCGGGTGCTGGATGCGCAGGGCGCGCCCATCACTGCCGATCACCCCTACCGGGTCGGCTTGCGTGTGCACTATTTTCGTGAGGTGCCAGCCGAGCCGCTCATCCCGTTCGAGGAGGCGATCCTGCATGCCGACGATCATCTGCTGGTTGCCGACAAGCCTCATTTCCTGTCAGTGATGCCGGCAGGCGCCTATGTCGAGCAGACCTTGCTGGCACGGCTGGTCAAACGCACCGGCAATGCCGATCTGGTGCCGCTGCACCGGATCGACCGGCATACCGCCGGGCTGGTGCTGTTTTCCACCAATGCGCAGACGCGGGGGCGCTACCAGGCGCTGTTTCGCGAGCGCCACATCGGCAAGCGTTACGAGGCGCTGGCGGCGCCTTTGCCGCAGGTGCGGTTTCCGTTACTGCGCGAGACCCGTTTCGAGGCGGGCGAGCCGTTCTTCCGCATGCGCGAAGCGCCGGGCGTGGCCAACACCCGCACGCGCATCGACGTACTCGAACGACGCGCTGACTGCTGGCTGTACGGCCTCGAGCCGGTCACCGGCAAGAAGCACCAATTGCGGGTGCACATGGCTGCATTGGGGGCGCCGATCCTCAATGACCCCTTCTATCCCGAGGTGAGCAGCAGCGAAGGTGACCCCGACGATTACAGCCGGCCGCTCAAGCTATTGGCCCGCGGCTTGTCGTTTGCCGATCCGTTGAGCGGTGAGCCGAGGCGTTTCGAGAGCGTCCTCAGGCTTTAG
- a CDS encoding AEC family transporter — MASVFNVILPVFALILAGFACRRLGLLGATAASEINRMVVWLCLPALLFEAMATVVWEAIWQPGFILAYGIATLGIFAVVLLWRLRRTGSLADASVQGLSASYANTGYMGIPLCLLVFGDAGMEPALIACLIVICVLFALAVVCIEVGLQNEKSVLLAVRKVSIALLKNPIVMAPLLGALWATTAQPLPGPLHQFLKLLAAATGPCALIALGLFLAQRQEGAQQRGIGLVLIKLIAHPLITWVLAVHVFRLPPMWTHAALLLSALPTGTGPFMLAEFYRREGTQVSSTILLSTLGSLVTLSICLYLIAPR; from the coding sequence ATGGCCTCGGTCTTCAATGTCATCCTGCCGGTCTTCGCGCTGATCCTCGCCGGCTTCGCCTGTCGGCGGCTGGGTCTGCTTGGCGCCACGGCGGCGTCCGAGATAAACCGCATGGTGGTCTGGCTGTGCCTGCCGGCGCTGCTCTTCGAGGCCATGGCGACGGTCGTCTGGGAGGCGATCTGGCAGCCGGGGTTCATCCTCGCCTATGGCATCGCCACTCTGGGTATCTTCGCCGTGGTGTTGCTGTGGCGCCTGCGCCGTACCGGCAGCCTGGCCGATGCCAGCGTGCAGGGGCTGAGCGCCTCCTATGCGAATACCGGTTACATGGGCATCCCGCTGTGTCTGCTGGTGTTCGGCGATGCAGGCATGGAGCCAGCACTGATTGCCTGCCTGATCGTCATCTGCGTGCTGTTCGCCCTGGCGGTGGTGTGCATCGAAGTTGGCTTGCAGAACGAAAAGAGCGTCCTGCTGGCGGTACGCAAGGTCTCTATCGCGTTGCTGAAGAACCCCATCGTCATGGCGCCGCTGCTCGGTGCGCTATGGGCGACGACGGCGCAGCCGCTGCCCGGGCCGCTGCACCAGTTTCTCAAGTTGCTCGCCGCCGCTACCGGCCCCTGTGCGCTGATCGCGCTGGGACTGTTCCTGGCGCAGCGGCAGGAGGGCGCGCAGCAGCGCGGTATCGGCCTGGTGCTGATCAAGCTGATCGCTCATCCGCTGATCACTTGGGTGCTCGCCGTCCATGTTTTCCGCCTGCCACCCATGTGGACTCATGCCGCCTTGCTGCTCAGTGCACTGCCCACCGGCACCGGGCCATTCATGCTTGCCGAGTTCTATCGGCGTGAAGGCACCCAGGTGTCGAGTACCATCCTGCTGTCGACCCTGGGGTCGCTGGTGACGCTGTCGATCTGCCTGTATCTGATCGCCCCCCGATAA
- a CDS encoding sensor histidine kinase: MRLRHRLKNLPVGRKLLAALLVLLAAVLVVANMTFISAAYWISQESVAPQALQTLSRLIASPALSHEALSSRQAAGDLLKRLDGYAPLRAAVIYDANGDSLAQLQRGEKLQLPSRVDDLDHWRLGEFRANQLVQLPQADAPPGYLLLVASSELPGAFYTGTVTASLVILGFSLVLWLLVARQIRRLVTSPIKRLEELTRQVTREENYSLRARRGNQDEIGSLAEAFNTMLTRIEAREQQLKRARDDSEEAYNQAQGLAEETRLSNRKLELEVQVRSKIEKKLTGFQNYLNSIIDSMPSALIALDEQLYVAQWNQEASALSGTSLDEAVNQPVFLAFPLLKPYLSKLKRTAEQHRVEKIERVTWIRDDEPHHYALTFYPLIGSIGRGVVIRIDDITQRLNLEEVMVQSEKMLSVGGLAAGMAHEINNPLGAILHNVQNIRRRLSPELPRNQEQAEVAGVSLPAIDQYLTAREIPMLLDGIQQAGTRASKIVTHMLSFSRLSNRQLAPCQLPALIDQAVEIASNDFDLTESFDFKSLMIQREFDPALGPIPGIANELEQVLLNLLKNAAQAIHLRDDDSVPGKLILRTRLAPPWAEVQVEDNGVGIPEAVRKRIFEPFFTTKEVGQGTGLGLSVSYFIVTNNHKGQMEVHSRTGQGTCFTLRLPIGISS; the protein is encoded by the coding sequence ATGCGCCTGCGCCACCGCCTGAAGAATCTACCCGTTGGCCGTAAACTGCTCGCTGCCCTGCTGGTGCTACTGGCGGCAGTGCTGGTGGTGGCCAACATGACCTTCATCAGCGCCGCCTACTGGATTTCTCAGGAGAGCGTTGCCCCCCAGGCATTGCAAACCCTCAGCCGACTGATCGCCAGCCCCGCCCTGAGTCACGAAGCCCTGAGCTCACGGCAGGCCGCAGGCGATCTGCTGAAACGCCTGGACGGCTACGCGCCGCTGCGTGCCGCGGTGATCTACGACGCCAACGGCGACAGCCTGGCGCAGTTGCAGCGCGGCGAAAAACTGCAGCTGCCATCGCGGGTCGACGACCTCGACCACTGGCGCCTGGGCGAATTTCGCGCCAACCAGCTGGTCCAGCTGCCGCAGGCCGATGCGCCACCCGGCTACCTGCTGCTGGTCGCCTCCAGCGAATTGCCTGGTGCGTTCTACACCGGCACCGTCACCGCCAGCCTGGTGATCCTCGGCTTCAGTCTGGTGCTGTGGCTGCTGGTGGCGCGGCAGATCCGCCGCCTGGTCACCAGCCCGATCAAGCGACTGGAAGAGCTGACCCGCCAGGTCACCCGCGAAGAGAATTATTCGCTGCGGGCGCGGCGCGGCAATCAGGATGAAATCGGCAGCCTGGCCGAAGCCTTCAATACCATGCTGACGCGCATCGAGGCCCGTGAACAGCAGCTCAAGCGCGCCCGTGACGATTCCGAGGAGGCCTACAATCAGGCCCAGGGTCTGGCCGAGGAAACCCGCCTGTCGAACCGCAAGCTGGAACTCGAGGTGCAGGTCCGCAGCAAGATCGAGAAGAAGCTCACCGGCTTCCAGAACTACCTCAACAGCATCATCGACTCCATGCCCTCGGCCTTGATCGCTCTGGACGAACAGCTCTACGTCGCGCAATGGAATCAGGAGGCCAGCGCCCTGTCCGGCACCTCTCTGGACGAGGCGGTGAACCAGCCGGTGTTTCTCGCCTTTCCGCTGCTCAAACCCTATCTGTCCAAGCTCAAGCGCACGGCCGAACAGCACCGGGTGGAGAAGATCGAGCGGGTTACCTGGATCCGCGATGACGAGCCTCACCATTACGCCCTGACCTTCTACCCGCTGATCGGCAGCATCGGCCGCGGCGTGGTGATCCGCATCGACGACATCACCCAGCGCCTCAACCTCGAAGAGGTCATGGTGCAGTCGGAGAAGATGCTCTCCGTCGGCGGCCTGGCCGCCGGCATGGCGCACGAGATCAACAACCCGCTGGGCGCCATCCTGCACAACGTGCAGAACATCCGTCGACGTCTGTCGCCCGAACTGCCGCGCAATCAGGAACAGGCCGAAGTGGCTGGCGTCAGCCTGCCAGCCATCGATCAGTACCTGACGGCGCGGGAGATTCCCATGCTGCTCGACGGCATCCAGCAGGCCGGCACGCGAGCCTCGAAGATCGTCACCCACATGCTCAGCTTCAGCCGCCTCAGCAACCGCCAGTTGGCACCCTGCCAGTTGCCGGCGCTGATCGACCAGGCCGTGGAAATCGCCAGCAACGACTTCGACCTGACCGAAAGCTTCGACTTCAAGAGCCTGATGATTCAGCGCGAGTTCGATCCGGCACTGGGGCCGATCCCCGGCATCGCCAACGAACTGGAACAAGTGCTGCTCAACCTGCTGAAGAACGCCGCCCAGGCCATCCACCTGCGCGACGACGACAGCGTCCCTGGCAAGCTCATCCTGCGCACACGCCTGGCGCCGCCATGGGCCGAAGTGCAGGTGGAGGATAACGGCGTGGGCATCCCGGAGGCGGTGCGCAAGCGCATCTTCGAACCCTTCTTCACCACCAAGGAGGTCGGCCAGGGCACCGGTCTGGGGCTTTCCGTCTCCTACTTCATCGTCACCAACAATCACAAGGGCCAGATGGAAGTGCACTCACGCACCGGCCAGGGCACCTGCTTCACCCTGCGCCTGCCCATCGGTATCAGTAGCTGA
- a CDS encoding Nudix family hydrolase, producing MKRVHVAAAVIRGEDGRILIARRPDDKHQGGLWEFPGGKVEEGEAVLAALSRELHEELGIRPESARPLIQVRHDYVDKHVLLDVWEVSRFSGEPHGAEGQPLAWVSARQLGDYDFPAANRPIVAAARLPEQYLITPDGLDGPQLLAGIRAAIGRGARLIQLRAPAMFDAQYRDLAVDIQGLCAGKAQLMLKGPLEWLGDFPAAGWHLTAEQLRKYAAKGRPLAADRWLAASCHSAEELQLAAQIGADFVTLSPLQATQSHPDAQPLGWEQATELLQGFNQPCYLLGGVGPQHSEQAWQAGAQGVAGIRAFWPEQ from the coding sequence GTGAAGCGCGTGCATGTAGCGGCAGCGGTGATTCGTGGTGAGGATGGTCGCATCCTCATCGCCAGGCGTCCCGACGACAAGCATCAGGGCGGGCTCTGGGAGTTTCCGGGGGGCAAGGTCGAGGAGGGCGAGGCCGTGCTGGCTGCTTTGTCCCGCGAGCTGCACGAGGAGTTGGGCATTCGCCCGGAAAGTGCACGGCCACTGATCCAGGTGCGCCACGACTATGTCGACAAGCACGTCCTGCTGGACGTCTGGGAGGTCAGCCGTTTCAGTGGCGAGCCTCACGGCGCCGAAGGTCAGCCACTGGCCTGGGTGAGTGCCCGGCAGTTGGGCGATTACGATTTCCCGGCTGCCAACCGGCCAATCGTGGCGGCCGCCCGTTTGCCCGAGCAGTACCTGATCACCCCGGATGGCCTGGATGGGCCGCAGTTGCTGGCGGGCATTCGCGCAGCCATCGGCCGTGGCGCGCGGCTGATCCAGTTGCGTGCCCCGGCGATGTTCGATGCTCAGTACCGGGATCTTGCCGTGGACATCCAGGGGCTGTGCGCCGGCAAGGCGCAATTGATGCTCAAGGGGCCCCTGGAGTGGCTTGGCGATTTTCCCGCTGCCGGCTGGCACCTGACGGCCGAGCAATTGCGCAAGTATGCCGCCAAGGGGCGTCCGCTGGCGGCGGACCGCTGGCTGGCGGCGTCCTGCCACAGCGCCGAGGAGTTGCAGTTGGCGGCACAGATCGGCGCCGATTTCGTCACGCTGTCGCCGTTGCAGGCGACCCAGAGCCACCCCGATGCACAGCCCTTGGGCTGGGAGCAGGCAACCGAGCTGCTGCAGGGCTTCAACCAGCCGTGTTACTTGCTCGGTGGAGTCGGCCCGCAGCACAGCGAGCAAGCCTGGCAGGCTGGCGCGCAGGGCGTTGCCGGAATTCGCGCCTTCTGGCCCGAGCAATAA
- a CDS encoding putative 2-dehydropantoate 2-reductase has translation MSWHVLGAGSLGSLWAARLSRAGVPVQLILRDERRLASYRQTGALTLVEGDHASQHVIPARSLADDTPIERLLLACKAYDAADAIERVAHRLAPGAEVILLQNGLGSQDEVLERLPGRRCLFASSTEGAFRDGDWRVVFAGQGHTWIGDPADITAPSWLIDLQRSRIAHTWSPDILARLWRKLALNCAINPLTVLHGCRNGELAGYREDVDGLCAELEVLLRGCGQAEAAEHLQADVWRVIEATAANYSSMYQDVAGGRRTEVSYLLGYACTAGDRHGLSLPRLHALQQRLLAYLHSRGLPRH, from the coding sequence ATGAGTTGGCACGTGCTCGGCGCAGGCAGCCTGGGCAGCCTGTGGGCCGCGCGCCTGTCTCGTGCCGGCGTGCCGGTGCAACTGATCCTGCGCGATGAACGGCGCCTGGCGTCCTATCGCCAGACGGGTGCACTGACCCTGGTGGAGGGAGACCACGCCAGCCAGCACGTCATCCCGGCGCGCAGCCTCGCTGACGACACGCCCATCGAGCGCCTGCTCCTGGCATGCAAGGCCTACGATGCAGCGGACGCGATCGAGCGTGTCGCCCATCGCCTCGCCCCGGGCGCCGAAGTGATCCTGCTGCAGAACGGCCTGGGCAGCCAGGACGAAGTGCTCGAAAGGCTCCCCGGCCGGCGTTGTCTGTTCGCCTCCAGTACCGAAGGGGCTTTTCGCGACGGTGACTGGCGCGTGGTGTTCGCCGGCCAGGGGCATACCTGGATCGGAGACCCCGCCGACATCACCGCGCCGAGCTGGTTGATCGACCTGCAGCGCAGTCGCATTGCTCATACCTGGAGCCCGGACATTCTCGCGCGCCTGTGGCGCAAGCTGGCGCTCAACTGCGCGATCAACCCGCTGACCGTCCTGCATGGCTGCCGCAATGGCGAGCTTGCCGGCTACCGTGAGGACGTCGACGGGCTATGTGCCGAGCTGGAGGTTCTGCTGCGCGGTTGCGGTCAGGCCGAAGCGGCTGAACACCTTCAGGCCGACGTCTGGCGGGTGATCGAGGCCACCGCGGCCAATTACTCGTCCATGTACCAGGACGTCGCCGGGGGCCGGCGCACCGAAGTCAGCTATCTGCTCGGCTACGCCTGCACGGCGGGTGACCGCCATGGCCTGTCATTGCCACGGTTGCATGCCCTGCAGCAACGCCTGCTCGCCTATCTGCACAGCCGCGGATTACCGCGCCACTGA
- a CDS encoding glutathione S-transferase family protein — MPLQLLIGNKNYSSWSLRGWLLAELSGADYQETLVPLFRADTHARLQAHSPTAKVPVLKTDDAGVIWDSLAIAEYLAERFPEAAMWPRDVAARAMARSVCAEMHSGFGALRSHMPMDMQRNTPLASIADDVQGDIQRVIALWATCRQRFGQSGPYLFGELSIADAYFAPVASRLRSYAVQLPKDAAAYVETIFQWPAFQRWLQAALKE; from the coding sequence ATGCCGCTGCAATTGCTGATAGGCAACAAGAACTACTCGTCCTGGTCGCTACGCGGCTGGTTGCTGGCCGAACTCAGTGGCGCGGACTATCAGGAAACCCTGGTGCCGCTGTTTCGTGCCGATACCCACGCGCGCCTGCAGGCCCATTCGCCGACCGCCAAGGTGCCAGTGCTCAAGACCGATGACGCCGGGGTGATCTGGGACTCTCTGGCCATCGCCGAGTACCTGGCAGAGCGCTTTCCCGAGGCTGCCATGTGGCCGCGTGATGTAGCGGCTCGGGCCATGGCGCGTTCCGTCTGCGCGGAAATGCACAGCGGTTTCGGCGCGTTGCGCAGTCATATGCCCATGGACATGCAGCGCAATACGCCGCTGGCCAGCATTGCCGATGACGTGCAGGGCGATATCCAGCGGGTCATCGCCTTGTGGGCAACCTGTCGTCAGCGTTTTGGCCAGAGTGGCCCTTATCTGTTCGGTGAACTGAGCATCGCCGACGCCTATTTCGCGCCGGTGGCCAGCCGCCTGCGTAGTTATGCCGTGCAACTGCCCAAAGATGCCGCGGCCTATGTGGAAACCATTTTTCAGTGGCCGGCGTTCCAGCGCTGGTTGCAGGCAGCCTTGAAGGAGTGA
- the secA gene encoding preprotein translocase subunit SecA, whose protein sequence is MFAPLLKKLFGSKNEREVKRLLKAVQAVNAFEEQMLALSDEQLRAKTEEFKARLAKGETLDQLLPEAFAVAREAGKRVMGMRHFDVQLIGGMTLHEGKIAEMRTGEGKTLVGTLAVYLNALEGKGVHVVTVNDYLARRDANWMRPLYEFLGLSVGIVTPFMPPDEKRAAYASDITYGTNNEFGFDYLRDNMAFSVEEKFQRELNFAVIDEVDSILIDEARTPLIISGQAEDSSKMYTEINKLIPRLKLHIEEEEGVVTQEGHYKVDEKSRQVELNEEGHQVIEDMLTQAGLLAEGESLYSAHNLGLLTHVYAGLRAHTLFQRNVEYIVQNGQVILIDEHTGRTMQGRRLSEGLHQAIEAKEGVNIQAESQTLASTTFQNYFRLYNKLAGMTGTADTEAFEFHQIYGLDVMVIPTNKPISRKDFNDLVYLTQEEKYAAIINDIKECQAQGRPILVGTATIETSEYVSRLLEQEGIEHKVLNAKFHEKEAEIIAQAGRPGALTIATNMAGRGTDILLGGNWEVEVAALENATPEQIAQIKADWQKRHQQVLESGGLHVIASERHESRRIDNQLRGRAGRQGDAGSSRFYLSLEDSLMRIFASDRVKNFMKALGMQAGEAIEHRMVTNAIEKAQRKVEGRNFDMRKQLLEFDDVANEQRKVIYHMRNTLLTADNVGETIEDFRKEVLDNTINAHMPPQSLPEQWDIAGLEEALYAGFNLRLPIQQWLDEDDKLYEDTLRERILKELIEAYNEKETQASAEALRTFEKQILLRVLDDLWKDHLSTMDHLRHGIHLRGYAQKNPKQEYKRESFTLFQELLDSIKRDAIRVLSHVQVRREDPAEEEARLRRDAEALAQRMQFQHDEVSALEEPEAEAQDGGDVAVASAPVRAEQKIGRNELCPCGSGKKYKHCHGQVN, encoded by the coding sequence ATGTTTGCGCCTTTGTTGAAAAAACTCTTTGGAAGCAAGAACGAGCGTGAGGTCAAGCGCCTGCTCAAGGCGGTTCAGGCCGTCAATGCATTCGAGGAGCAGATGCTCGCACTCTCCGATGAGCAACTGCGCGCCAAGACCGAAGAATTCAAGGCCCGCCTGGCCAAAGGCGAAACCCTGGATCAACTGTTGCCCGAAGCCTTTGCCGTCGCCCGCGAGGCCGGCAAGCGCGTGATGGGCATGCGCCACTTCGACGTCCAGTTGATCGGTGGCATGACCCTGCATGAAGGCAAGATCGCCGAGATGCGTACCGGTGAGGGCAAGACCCTGGTCGGCACCCTGGCCGTCTACCTCAACGCCCTGGAAGGCAAGGGCGTGCACGTGGTCACGGTCAACGACTACCTGGCTCGCCGTGACGCCAACTGGATGCGTCCGCTGTATGAATTCCTCGGCCTGTCGGTCGGCATCGTCACCCCGTTCATGCCGCCGGACGAGAAGCGCGCCGCTTATGCGTCCGATATCACCTACGGCACCAACAACGAATTCGGTTTCGATTACCTGCGCGACAACATGGCGTTCAGCGTGGAAGAGAAATTCCAGCGCGAGCTGAATTTCGCCGTGATCGACGAAGTCGACTCGATCCTCATCGACGAGGCGCGTACACCGCTGATCATCTCCGGCCAGGCCGAAGACAGCTCCAAGATGTACACCGAGATCAACAAGCTGATTCCTCGTCTCAAGCTGCACATCGAGGAAGAAGAGGGCGTGGTCACTCAGGAAGGCCATTACAAGGTCGACGAGAAGAGCCGCCAGGTCGAACTCAACGAGGAAGGTCATCAGGTCATCGAAGACATGCTGACCCAGGCAGGTCTGCTGGCCGAAGGCGAGAGCCTCTATTCGGCGCACAACCTCGGCCTGCTGACCCACGTGTATGCCGGCCTGCGCGCTCACACCCTGTTCCAGCGCAACGTCGAGTACATCGTGCAGAACGGTCAGGTGATCCTGATCGACGAACACACCGGTCGTACCATGCAGGGCCGTCGCCTGTCCGAAGGCCTGCACCAGGCCATCGAAGCGAAGGAAGGCGTGAACATCCAGGCCGAGAGCCAGACGCTCGCCTCGACCACCTTCCAGAACTATTTCCGCCTGTACAACAAGCTGGCGGGAATGACCGGTACCGCTGATACCGAAGCCTTCGAATTCCACCAGATCTATGGTCTGGACGTGATGGTCATTCCGACCAACAAGCCGATTTCCCGTAAGGACTTCAACGACCTGGTCTACCTGACCCAGGAAGAGAAGTACGCGGCGATCATCAACGACATCAAGGAATGCCAGGCCCAGGGCCGGCCGATCCTGGTCGGTACCGCGACCATCGAGACGTCCGAGTACGTGTCGCGCTTGCTGGAGCAGGAAGGCATCGAGCACAAGGTGCTCAACGCCAAGTTCCACGAGAAGGAAGCCGAGATCATCGCCCAAGCCGGTCGCCCAGGCGCACTGACCATCGCGACCAACATGGCCGGTCGTGGTACCGACATTCTGTTGGGCGGCAACTGGGAAGTCGAAGTGGCGGCGCTGGAGAACGCCACTCCCGAGCAGATCGCCCAGATCAAGGCCGACTGGCAGAAACGTCACCAGCAGGTACTCGAGTCGGGTGGCCTGCACGTGATCGCGTCCGAGCGTCACGAATCGCGCCGTATCGACAACCAGCTGCGTGGCCGTGCCGGCCGTCAGGGCGATGCCGGCTCCAGCCGTTTCTACCTGTCGCTGGAGGACAGCCTGATGCGCATCTTCGCCTCCGATCGGGTGAAGAACTTCATGAAGGCGCTGGGCATGCAGGCCGGCGAAGCCATCGAGCACCGCATGGTGACCAACGCCATCGAGAAGGCGCAGCGCAAGGTCGAAGGCCGCAACTTCGACATGCGCAAGCAATTGCTCGAGTTCGATGACGTGGCCAACGAACAGCGCAAGGTGATCTACCACATGCGCAACACCTTGCTGACCGCCGACAACGTTGGCGAGACCATCGAGGACTTCCGCAAGGAAGTGTTGGACAACACCATCAACGCCCACATGCCGCCGCAGTCGCTGCCTGAGCAGTGGGATATCGCCGGTCTGGAAGAGGCGCTGTACGCTGGCTTCAACCTGCGCCTGCCGATCCAGCAGTGGCTCGACGAAGACGACAAGCTGTACGAGGACACGCTGCGCGAGCGCATCCTCAAGGAGCTGATCGAGGCTTACAACGAGAAAGAGACCCAGGCCAGTGCCGAGGCTCTGCGTACCTTCGAGAAGCAGATTCTGCTGCGTGTACTCGACGACCTGTGGAAAGACCACCTGTCGACCATGGATCACCTGCGTCACGGTATTCACCTGCGCGGTTACGCGCAGAAGAACCCGAAGCAGGAATACAAGCGCGAGTCCTTCACCCTGTTCCAGGAGCTGCTCGACTCCATCAAGCGCGATGCCATCCGCGTGCTCTCGCACGTGCAGGTTCGCCGCGAGGATCCGGCCGAGGAAGAAGCCCGTCTGCGTCGCGATGCCGAAGCCCTGGCCCAGCGCATGCAGTTCCAGCACGATGAAGTTTCCGCGCTCGAAGAGCCTGAAGCCGAAGCGCAGGATGGCGGCGATGTCGCGGTTGCCAGCGCCCCCGTGCGTGCCGAGCAGAAGATCGGTCGCAACGAGCTCTGCCCGTGTGGCTCCGGCAAGAAGTACAAGCACTGCCACGGTCAGGTCAACTGA
- a CDS encoding cob(I)yrinic acid a,c-diamide adenosyltransferase produces the protein MGYRLSKIYTRTGDAGETGLADGRRVAKDHPRIEAIGEVDTLNSQLGLLLAELIEQQPRYPGFAELIEVLAPCQHRLFDLGGELAMPDYQALQAVEIERLETAIDRWNEEVGPLTNFILPGGSRLIAQAHLCRSGARGAERRCGQLNAIEPLRGELLAYINRLSDLLFVAARLIARRQGVDEVLWQAAAKA, from the coding sequence ATGGGCTATCGACTGTCGAAAATCTACACACGCACCGGCGATGCCGGAGAAACCGGGCTGGCCGACGGGCGCCGGGTCGCCAAGGATCACCCACGCATCGAAGCCATCGGCGAAGTGGACACCCTGAACAGCCAACTTGGGCTGCTGCTGGCCGAGCTGATCGAGCAGCAGCCCCGCTACCCGGGTTTCGCCGAGCTGATCGAGGTATTGGCGCCCTGTCAGCATCGCCTGTTCGATCTGGGTGGCGAACTGGCCATGCCGGACTACCAGGCGCTGCAGGCCGTCGAGATCGAACGCCTGGAGACGGCCATCGATCGCTGGAACGAGGAAGTGGGACCACTGACGAACTTCATCCTGCCGGGTGGCTCGCGACTGATCGCCCAGGCTCACCTGTGCCGCAGTGGCGCGCGCGGCGCCGAGCGCCGTTGCGGGCAGCTCAATGCCATCGAACCGCTGCGTGGCGAGCTGCTGGCCTACATCAACCGATTGTCGGACCTGCTGTTCGTGGCGGCACGGCTGATCGCCAGGCGCCAGGGCGTCGACGAAGTGCTCTGGCAGGCGGCCGCTAAAGCCTGA
- the argJ gene encoding bifunctional glutamate N-acetyltransferase/amino-acid acetyltransferase ArgJ — translation MAVGLGPLSTLHPVPGFELGIASAGIKRPGRKDVVVMRCAEGSSVAGVFTLNAFCAAPVILAKKRTSGSVRYLLTNTGNANAGTGEPGLQNAMRTCASLAALAGVDESEVLPFSTGVIGEPLPVEKIEGALQAALDNLSVNNWADAATGIMTTDTLPKGASRQFSHEGVTVTVTGISKGAGMIKPNMATMLGYIATDAKVAQGVLQDLLRDAANKSFNRITIDGDTSTNDCCMLIATGQAALPEITQASGALFAALKQAVFEVCMDVAQAIVRDGEGATKFVTVQVNGGATHQECLDVGYAVAHSPLIKTALFASDPNWGRILAAVGRAGVAQLDVSKIDVFLGNVCIASKGCRASSYTEEQGSAVMAEAEITIRIELGRGTCSETIWTTDLSHEYVKINAEYRT, via the coding sequence ATGGCTGTTGGTCTTGGCCCGCTGTCTACCCTGCACCCGGTTCCAGGTTTCGAACTGGGCATCGCCTCCGCCGGCATCAAGCGCCCTGGGCGCAAGGATGTGGTGGTGATGCGCTGTGCCGAAGGCAGCAGCGTGGCAGGTGTGTTCACCCTCAACGCGTTCTGCGCGGCGCCGGTGATCCTGGCCAAGAAACGCACGTCCGGCAGCGTTCGCTACCTGCTGACCAATACGGGCAATGCCAATGCCGGCACCGGCGAGCCGGGCCTGCAGAACGCCATGCGTACCTGCGCCAGTCTGGCCGCCCTGGCCGGTGTGGACGAGAGCGAAGTGCTGCCGTTCTCCACCGGGGTGATCGGTGAGCCGCTGCCGGTGGAAAAAATCGAGGGTGCGCTGCAGGCCGCTCTGGATAACCTCTCGGTGAACAACTGGGCCGATGCCGCTACCGGCATCATGACCACCGATACTCTGCCCAAGGGCGCCAGCCGCCAGTTCAGCCATGAAGGCGTGACGGTCACCGTCACCGGCATCAGCAAGGGCGCCGGCATGATCAAGCCGAACATGGCCACCATGCTCGGCTACATCGCCACGGACGCCAAGGTCGCCCAGGGCGTGCTGCAGGATCTGCTGCGCGATGCGGCGAACAAGTCGTTCAACCGCATCACCATCGACGGCGATACCTCCACCAACGATTGCTGCATGCTGATCGCCACCGGTCAGGCAGCGCTGCCGGAAATCACCCAGGCCAGCGGGGCGCTGTTCGCGGCCCTCAAGCAGGCGGTGTTCGAGGTGTGCATGGACGTGGCCCAGGCCATCGTGCGTGACGGTGAAGGCGCGACCAAGTTCGTCACCGTGCAGGTCAACGGGGGGGCGACGCATCAGGAGTGTCTGGATGTCGGCTATGCCGTGGCCCATTCGCCGTTGATCAAGACCGCGTTGTTCGCCTCCGACCCCAACTGGGGGCGCATCCTCGCGGCCGTCGGCCGCGCCGGTGTGGCGCAGCTCGACGTCAGCAAGATCGACGTGTTCCTCGGTAATGTGTGCATCGCCAGCAAGGGTTGCCGGGCCAGCAGCTACACCGAGGAGCAGGGCTCGGCGGTGATGGCCGAAGCGGAAATCACCATCCGCATCGAGCTGGGTCGCGGCACCTGCAGCGAGACCATCTGGACCACCGATCTGTCCCACGAGTACGTGAAGATCAACGCCGAATACCGCACCTGA